ACTACTTCGTTAGCAATGACACTTACTCTTATACCGTAGCTGCGAAAAACGTTAAAGCTGACGGCTCCTACGAGACTGGGGAACTAAAAACCATCCTCAGCGGTAAGGACGGTCAGTATCAGGTTACTGTAAAATCCACTGACGTTGCAGGCAACAGCAGCGATCTTGTCATTTCAGATATCCTTGATCTGGATACAGTAATCGCTAAACCGACCATCGGCATCAAAACCGGAGATGATTCCTACCTTGCGCCTGATGCTGACGGCGATATTATTAACGCCAGCGGAACCAAGGTCGGTTCATACGCAGACCTGCCTACCGGGTTCCGCAACCCGACTGTGGCCTACAACGAAGACAATATCACCAATGACCGGGACCTAATCCTGACCGGTGATGCAGAAGCCGGAGCAAAAGTTGTTGTATCCATCACAGCAGACGGCGTAATCACCAAGTACGAAACTGTCGCCGATAAAGACGGGCACTGGGAATGCCAGCCCGGTAATCTCGCAGACGAAAACTATACCGCCTCTGTAACCGTTACCGATACAGCAGGAAACAGCTCCACCAGCAATGATTTTTCATTTGAAGTGGACCGTACCCCCACCCGTGCGGCGTATATTGATCTTGCCAACGATGACAACACATACACCAATGACGCGACCCCAGAGCTGACTATTCTTGGAGATAACGGGTCTGCTTATGTCCTGTATTATGTAGACGGAACTACCGGTAACCTCACGGCAGTAAAAAGCGGAAGCTTTACTAATACGAGCCAGACCTACACAGTTCCCAATGCGGATGCCCTTGATGAAGGTGACCACAGCTACAGACTGGTAACCGTTGATGCGGCAGGTAATGTTCAGTCCACTGATTACACCATCCATGTGGACCTGACCGCACCTGCGGCTGCGGAAGGTGTAACCTTTACCCAGATTGATGAAACCGGTGCTACGCCTTCCACGGTCAACACCTACGTGGCTCAGTCCGGCAATTCCATCAATATCAGCACCAACGACAACACTACCGACCTGCTGGTAAAAACAGCAACAGGAACGTCTCTGGTGGAACTGGTCAGGTCTGATGGTACCGTAATTGCCAGCGGAGCTGTTAACGGAGCCGGAAATGCACTTCTGGACCTGACAACCAAAGATCTGAACATCATTGATGACGGCAGCTACACCTACACTCTGAAATTCTATGATGGTGTGGGCAACCAGCTTGATGCCAACAACGTAACCGTTAATCTCGTTGTTGATACCACCGACCCCACGGTCACCGTAAAAATGTCCAGCAGTTCTGATCATGGCTATGACGCTGCAACGCTCGCGGACGGTCTTACCAGTGGTAAATCCTTCACCTTCGAAGGCAAGTTCACCGAGGACAGGTCCATCAACTACACCACTGAAATGGCCTATCTCATTGTCATTTCCAATGGCACGGACACATGGACCTACAACTCCACTGACAGCGCGAATCAAGACGGCCATATACAGAACATTACTGTGAATGCTGACGGAACCTATCATTTTGATTTTGTAGACAACGATTCATCTGATCCATTTGACGATGGGAATTACAATGTCAGCATCAAAGCAATTGATCAGGCGGGTAACACCTCTGATGCTGCGACAGTTGATTTCCAGCTGGACAACAACGACATAAACCAGACTCAACTGACCATGACCGAGGATGTTGTCGGTTCTAAAAGATATGTAACTCTTGAGCAGTCCGGATATACCGGGGACAATGACCCGGCCACGACCGATATAGATTACAAATTCGAAGTAACTAAGCACGATACCGACACAGGCAACAAAGACGTAACCTCCGGCGAAATCAAAGAAGGCGGTGACTTTGAAATTTCACTTCGAAATGATGGCCAAGAGTATGAATACGCCGAAGTAAAAGTAACTGACAAAGCAGGTAACGAATCAGAGTCACAATTTGTTGACTTGAACAAAAGCAACGTAAACTACAGCGCAAAACTCGGAACCGATGCTGAGGTAAGGTCTGTAACCGCCACACTATTCAATGATGCCAACAACAACGGAATCGCTGATGACGGTGAAGCTGTACAAGACTTCGGTGAAATTACTGATAACTGGAGCACTGACTTTGCAGCACTTGCTGAAGGAAATTACATTTTGCAGATTCAGGGGCACAATGACACCACCCCTACTGACGCAAATGTAACTTCAACAAAAGAGTTTAGCTTTAGTCTTGACGATATGGACACTCCCGGTACTACCACCGACGATTTCTTCACTTCCACCAGTGAGCAGGATTACAATGGAGCAAAAGAAGGAAACGGCGGAGATACAACAGATACGGCACCTGCTTCGGACACTGTTGTAAGCGTTGAAGTGACCCAGACCCATATTGAATTTGATATTGCATAAGTTTAAATAAATAAGTTTTACGGGGAAAAATATAAATGTCTGCTGATAGCGGCCCTCCGTGGCCGGGTTTTGTTGATGCGCTCTCAACCGTGCTCATGATGATGGTGTTCTTCACCCTGCTCATGGTGCTGGTTACAGGGACGCTCTCATATATTGTCGCGCTTAAGGAAGTTAAGCCCGGAGCCGCCACATCCACTGAACAGGTGGAAACCATGGTGGCTGCGGCGCAGGATCTTTCTTTTATGGAAAAACCGTCATCCATGGACAAATTGGCTGAAGCCATGACCCAGAGTGCAGTTCTTGGAAAGGAAGACCTTGTCACCTCTCCCCCGCCACAGCGATTCGATATCGAAGAATTTGAACGTGAGAAAGAAATGCTTCAGAAAAGAGTTGCCCTTGCAGAAAGTGCTGCTTGGACCGCTCATCTGGAACTTCAGAAATTAAAAGAGGAAGTAAAAGACCAGCAGGATAAGCAGGACCCGAAACTTGCTGCAAAACTTCAGGCCGCCCTTGATAAAATCAAGCGTCTTGAAGCAGACGGGGCAATTGAAAAAAAAGTTCAGACCGAAGACGAATTCGTCCCGCCGCCGTTCATCACCAAGCTGGTTCAAGGACTTAATAACAAGAATCGGGTAATCATCCTCTACAATAAACTGACCAGTACTCTTGAGGAAAAAACAGAATCCGAACTGCTGGCCTGGGTTAAACAAAATGAATCTGTCATCATGCAGAAAGGTTTGCTGCTGACAGCAACCCTCCACCATGAAGGGGTTTCTTCCAGCATGTCCAACTCTGTGTCCTTCAAAAGACTTTACGGATTGATTAAATTCGTAAATGAACAGGCACACATTCCCAAAAGTAAGATCAAATTCCGGGCCTTGAATGAAGGTGTTCCGGGAACCAATCAGGTTGTGGTCAACATTGGCAAAAGCTTTGGAAAAAGCAATAAAGACCTGAACATTTCCGTTAGAAAGTAAGGGGCAGGGACTTGGACAATCAGAAAAGACCTAACCCCGCACCTCTTACGGAGAGTAGCGAGCAAAACGAAACCCCTGAATCTGCCAGTGCAAGCTCCAAGAGCGACACCATCGATACAAAGGCGGCCGGAAAATCAGAAAACAACGGTTCTGATAAAAAAAACTTCGTATCTCAAGAGAATATAGGACTATTCAATCCCGGTGAGGATGAGAAAGGTGCGTCCATTACTTCCTGCCTGAAAAAGATTGCGGACAAATACGGAATTGTCGTTACCGGCAGTTCCCTGCAACTAGGCAGCTCCTCACCCATCAATGAATATTTGCGTCTACAATCGGATAACATGGGGCTGAATCTATCCATAAAGCCCCTGCCACTGAAAGTTGATGATGAGATGCTGCCCCTGATCGTCCAGTATTCGGACGGCAGCTTTGCCCTTCTTGAAGAGAAAGTAGGTAGAAGACTGACTCTTTGGAACGGTAAGCAGGAAATCATCAGAAACAAGAAATCTGAATTTTCCGAATTCAAAGACTGGTCCTGTTCCCTTAAGCCCGTATTTGAAACAGACAAGGTTCCTTTCCTGAGCCTGACTTGGTTTATGGGACAGGTCGGCAAGATGTGGCCCATGTACTCTCAGGTGATACTGGCGACAGTGATGATCCATTGCTTCACGCTGGTCATCCCCCTGCTGATGGGAATCTTCTACGACCGCATCCTTCCAAACCTTGCGGAAAACTCCCTCAGAGTGCTGATCACCGGGGCTATCATAGTTCTGGCCTTTGACTACATTCTCAAGAATGTCCGCACATCCTTAGTCGAAAAAGCAGCCCTGCGCGTGGAGCAGGATGCTGAGCCGCAATTGCTATCACTTGTGCTGGACACAAACTACTCCAAACTGCCTGTCTCAGCCGGACATCTGACCCATGCGATACAAGAATTTTCACGCATCAAATCCCTGTTCACTACCCAGTTGGTAGTCGGGTCCATTGACTTTTTCTTCCTCTTTTTCTTCTTGTTCGTCATTTACCTGAACAGCGGAATGCTCTTCGCCGTCCCGGCTGTCACCTCGTTTCTGGTACTGATCGTAGCCATTGTTTACGGCTTCTTCATTGATACAAATGTATCGGCACAGAGCAAGCTACAATCACGTAAAACTTCGTTTTTAAATGAAATTTTCAATGGGGTTGAATCAATCAAGGTAACCAATGCGGCAAGGCTTTTTGTTTCACGCTGGGCTTCTGAAATTGAAAAATCAGGGGAAATGTCCTCAAAATACCGCATTGCCCAGTCCCGTTGCTCCATGACCACCGGATTCTTGGGACAAATGAACTCAGCAGGGCTGCTTATAGTCGCATTTTTCCTGATCAAAAACGGAGACATGAGCAGCGGCGGTTTGCTGGCGACCATGGTCCTTTCCGGACGTTGCATAGCGGTTTCCGCCAGCGTGTCCAACCTGATCACCTCCTACCTGTTTGCACGCCGTTCATACAAAGACTTGCGTAAAATTTTGAAACTGGAAAAAGAAAGCTGCGAAACCCGCCAGTTTAAAATCCAGCAATTGGGCGGCGGTGTACGTTTTGACAGTGTATCATTCCGCTATCAGCCGGAATCACCCTACGCCCTTGAAAACGTATCCTTTGAAAGCAAAGCAGGTGAAAAAGTCGGGATCATCGGGCCCATGGGCAGCGGTAAAAGTACCCTGCTCAAACTTCTGGCCGGACTTGCCGATCCCAGTGAAGGATTGATCATGCTGGACGGGCATAACATGGGCCACCTGAATATTGAAAAAGTTCGCGAATTTGTGGGCGTAGTGCCCCAGTCCCCGGTGCTTTTCCACGGCACTCTGGAACTGAACCTGCTCATGGGATCACGTACAGCAACCCAAAAATCCCTTCATCAGGCTCTGACCATTTCAGGCATTGATAAATTTGTTTCCAAACATCCGCTTGGCCTGAAAATGCCCATCCTCGAGGGAGGCAAAAACCTGTCCAGAGGACAGCGACAGGCAGTAGCGGTTGCCCGTGCCCTGATAAGCTCTCCGCCTCTGTTGCTCCTTGATGAGCCGACCAGCTCCATGGACTCCACACAGGAAAGGATACTCATTAACCAGATCAAAAATACCATGACTGACAAGTCCATTTACGTCGTCACCCACAGACCGCAGATTCTCGAAGTCGTGGATAGAATTCTCGTTGTAGATCAAGGACGAATCGTTGCTGACGGTCCGCGTGATGAAATTATCCGGAAACTTTCCAGCCCGGCTCCGGCCAGAAAGGGATAATCATGGGAAAGAACTGGAAAAGCAACCTGCTCTGGTCCTTGGAAAAAAGCCTTGGAAACTGCATTGTCCTGCTGCTCATTCTGGCGTTTTCGGCCGTATTCATACTCTGGGCCCACACCAGCAAAATTGAAAAGACAGTCCGCGCCCAAGGCGTGGTTGAAACCAATCTGACTGATAAAATAGTAGGCCACTTTGAAGGTGGCGTCGTTGAAAAGGTATTTGTAGAGGAAGGCGATACAGTACGCAAAGGTCAGGAAATTGTGGCCATTGCCAACACCAATATTACTGAAAAGAGAAACAAGTCCCTCATCAAAATGAGAAGGCTTCAAGCCAAACTGAACCGCCTTATTGCAGAAAGCAACGACACGACTGACGAGTTTGCACAAAAAGCATCCACCCCGGTAGAAAGGAGTGAAATCCAATTCGCCCGTATCAGGGGAGATGCTCTTGATGAGAAAATCAACATCCTCAAAACTCAAATCCAGCAGTCAAGGGCCGCCCTTTCCGCCAGTGAAAAACACGTAAAAAACCTGCTTGATGAACAGAAAGTACTCAAAGAGCAGCACGACATGCTGGAACCCATGGTCAAAAAGGGAATCGGTTCCCGCCAGCTTCTGCTGCAACGCAAAACCGAACTGGCTAAAATCACCACCAGTATTGCCGAGATTTACAACAAACGAGACGAATACTCACTGGAAATCCGGGAACTGGAGCAGCGCATCAATCAGGCGGAGCTTGATTTTTATCGGGACATTCGCGAAGAAATCAACCTCGTAAGTTCCGAGTTGAAAGGCGTACGCGAAGAGCTTAACGCTGCCAATGAACAGATTGTACGCAGCGTTATCCGTTCCCCCATTGACGGCACCATCTATAAGCTGAGTGCCAACACCGTAGGCGGGATTGTCCGCTCCGGTGAAGCTTTGGCTGAAATCGTCCCCCTTGATGCGACCATCCGTATTGAAGGGAAAGTTCAGCCCAGCGACAGAACCAAAATCTGGAACGGTATGACAGCCAAAATCCGGCCCTCATCATATGAATTTTCCGACCAGACTATGCTCAAAGCCAAGATCGTCAATATCTCGGCCAAGACCTACTTCGATGACCTGACCCGCACATGGTACTATCGGGTAATTTTCAACACCGTTAAGGAAGACGCGGAGAAGGTTAAAGAGTTCCTGCCGGGCATGATAGTTGAAGTCAACATCCTCTCCGGCGAAGAAAGCGTTCTCGAATACCTGCTCTCCCCCATCACACGGGGCATGCGCGGAGCTCTTTCCGAACACAGGACCCGCTAATAATCGTGATCACCAAGTTCATGAACAGGAAATAAAATGGCAAATAAAATAACACAAACTCTCAAAAGAGTTTTCTCTATAAAAAACCTGCTGCTCATCCTGCTGGTGCTGGCACTGGCAGGCGGGACATTTGAAACACTCAGCTATCTCTGGAAAGAAAAAGAACAGGCAGTCCAATCTGACCTTAAAGAATATCAGAAAGTAGTTGTGGAAAACGAATCGGAATTGCTTTCTTCCCAGCTGATCAGCTATGTCATGCGCGGTAAGGAAGTAGCCCGTTCCAGAATTTTCAGAATGGCAATTGACGGCCTCAATTCCCCGGATAATAAAAAAGTCCTCAAGGCTCAGGAAGACCTTAAGAACTTCGTAAAAGTCAGCGGTTATTCTGCGGGTTGTCTTTTTGAACCGAACGGAGAGGTTTTCGCATCCACTCAGGGACCGGAAGAAATTCTGGGCCACGGCTACAAACAGTCAGTCCTGAACACCCTGCACAGCCGCACTCCCATGTTTTCGCCCCTGCGCACAAAAGGAAACGGCCTTGTGACCGATCTTTTCCTTCCCGTCTATGATGCCTATGCCACCAGCACATCCGCGCCACCGGAACGGGTACTTATGCTCGAAGTTCCAATGACCTCCATCCTGCGGGCCTTTCTCGGATCAGAACGTACCTTCAAATATGAAAGTACAATCCATCTCATCCAGCAGAACGGCGATACCAGCGAAGAAACAGTTTTCAGCTATCCGAACAGTCTGAAACTTCAGGCTATGAAAGTATCCTTCGACGGAGTCAGCGAAGTACTCTTCGGAGTAAGAACAGACCTTTCCATGGATAAAAAGGTATACTCCTCAGCTCAGTTCATCCCTGTGGTAAACTGGTGGGTAATGATTGAAACCGAAGCTACGGTTCCGGGCATAATTCTTTCAACCTACAAACAGGAAAGCATTATCTACGCTTCCCTGACCCTTGCAGCAATGGTCTTCTTTGTGCTCACTATCCGGTTTATTGCATCCACACGAAAATACCACCGCAAAAGTTCCAGACTGGAAGAAAAAATTCCGGCCCTGCAAAAAGAGCTTTCCCTGCTGCGCATAATCAACAACGCCCTGCCGGAACCGGTAACCTTGAAGAAAAGCGATAGCGGTGCATTTATCCACGTAAACAAATCCTTTTCGAATTTCACCGGACTGAAACAGACAGAAGCCCTCAATCTTACTGACAATCAGGTCTTTGACCACAATGAAGCCGAAACTCTTTCTCATGGCGACCAAATGGTCAGCATGTCCAACAATGCTTACAGTGAAGAACTGACCATGACCCGCGGATCCGGCAAATCAACCATGCAGGTTACTTTTGTGCCCTGCGCGGTTGAAAAAGAAGGCGACTCCATCCTCACTGTATATCGCGATGTTACTTCGGAAAAAAATGCAGCTGAGAGAGGGATCGAAGTTCGTCAACAGGTTATCAATGCCTTGATCAGGGCAGTGGAAAGTGTCCCGTTTCTGGATGGTCATACTTCCCTCATGCGTAAACTGGCCTTTGAAATTGCCGAAACCCTGCTCCTTAGCGATGCAGACTGCGCAACAGTTGAGGCTGCGGCTATTCTCTCCCAGGTAGGTAAAACCTTTGTTCCCAGAGAAATCATGGAAAAAGAAGGTAAGCTTACCCCTGAAGAAATCAAGGAAACCCAACGCTATATTGAACACACTTGCAAAATTCTCGAAGGTGTGGAATTTGACCTGCCCATTACCCAGACAATCTGGCAGATGCAGGAAACTCTCGACGGTTCCGGCTATCCCAACAAACTGGAAGGTAAAAGTATCTCCACGCTGGCCAGAATTCTCGGCGTGACCAATACTTTCAGCGCACTGGTCCAGAAACGTTCCTACAGAAAAGCCAAAACAGCACGTCAGGCAGTAGAAATATTGCAAAGTATGGCTGATAAGAAATACGACAGTTCAGTTATCGAAGCACTTGGAGCCGTCATTGATACCCAGTCGGGCAAGGCTATCTTGCAGGAAAGTCAGGTAGAATTTTAGCTCATCCACGACAAATAATTTAAAATATTATTAAGCAGGTATGAAAATTCCCCTTCATGCCTGCTTTTCTTTTGCTGCCTGAAAGACACTCATACAGCGAACAATTAATACTTGATCGTTCCCGGCAAATGCAGCTATTTATTTGAAGCTGTTCTAATTTTTTAATTCAATCAGGAATTGACCATGACGACTAAAAATTTTCGCACATTTTCAGCTATAGCCCTCTTACTCACGTTTCTTCTGCTGCAAAGCCCCGCCAGCGCAATAGCCCAAAACGAACAAGCTACACCCGCCCCTGCAAAAGCAGCAGAAACCCTTGTTGAGCAACAAACCACTCAGGCGGAAACCCTTGCCAACCTGCTTCAGTATAAATCCGAACTTGAAGCGCAAATCAAAGTAACCAAAAAGACACTCAAGAAAACCAGTCACCAGATGGACAAGGAAGTCCTTTCCGTTAAGCTCACCGACCTGAAACAACAGCTTAAAAATGTCCGCCAGAATTTTATAAAAGTTGCAACCGGACTGGATCTAACCATTTTCAATGAAGCTGCGCAGCAGGATTTCGTATGGCAGGAGGAAGTGGAAACACTGGTCCGTCCCCTGCTTCAGGAACTCAAGGAAATGACCAAACGGCCCCGGCAGATTGAACGCTTGAAAAGCAGGGTAGCCTACTTTGAAAGCAGACTGCCCAGAGCCGAAGAAGCAGTCCAAAATATCGACACCTTAATTGCAGCGGCAAAATCTCCGGCACTTAAAGCGGAGTTAACAGTCCTTAAAACCGATTTCGAAAAAAGACGCACCAATATCGACAACCAACTTGATGTCGCCCGATTTGAACTGAAAGAACTGACCAAGGACAAACAGTCCTTTTACCAGTCCACCAAAAAAGTAATGGCTGTATTCTTTAAAAGCAGAGGAAAGAACATTCTCTTTGCCATGCTGGCCTTTGCCGGAGTATTTTTATTTTTCCGTTTTGTGGATCGTATTTTCAAGAAGAGCCATCCGGCATTCAAGACCAAGGAACGCCCCTTCTACATCAGGCTCATAGAAGTTCTGCTACTGATCTTCACTGTAATTGCGGCAACTTCAGCCTCCCTTTTCACACTCTATATCTCCGGCGACTGGTTTCTGCTCAGCATTGCCATCATCTTCATCATCGGTGCCCTCTGGACCGCACGTGAAGGTTTCACCCGCTATTACGAACAGGTTAAACTTATTCTCAATCTCGGTTCTGTACGTGAAAACGAGCGCATCACTTACAACGGCGTACCATGGCAGGTGGACAGACTCGCGCTCTTCGCCAAACTTAAAAACCCGGCCCTAAGCCCCAGCCGCATCAGGCTGCCCATCGGTGAACTGGAAAATGTTATCTCCCGTCCAGTGGGTAAAAACGAGCCATGGTTCCCCTGCATGATCGATGACTGGGTCATCCTTTCTGACGGTATTCGCGGTAAAGTAATCAGCCAGTCCCCGGATATGGTTGAGCTTATCCAACGCGGCGGAGCCTACGTAACTTATCAGACCTCGGATTTTCTGGGCCTTAATCCCAAGAACCTTTCCCGCAATTTCCGTTTGAAATCAGTATTCGGCATCGACTACGCTCATCAGGCTAACTGCACTTCCACTATCGTAAAACAAGCCAAAGAGTTCATCACTGCCAAACTTGAAAAGGACGGTTATACCAAGCATGTCCTCAACCTGAATGTTGAATTTGAATCCGCTGCCGCATCATCACTTAATCTGGTTATTATTGCAGATTTCCACAGCGATATTGCAGCACTATACGGAAGACTGAACCGCGCTCTGCAACGCTACAGCGTAGATGCCTGCACCCATTTTGGATGGAATATTCCATTCGACCAATTGGTTGTTCACAAGGCTGAATAAAAAGTAAGGGGTGCCGAATTTATCGGCATCCCTTTTTTACTGTTATTTGCTTTTCTAAAATTTTCACCTTAACAACCAATTCATGTCCAGCCAACAAAACATACGCTGTATCCTCATTGACGATGAAGTCCCGGCCATTGACGAGCTAAGTTTTCTGCTGTCCGATTTCAATGACATTGATATCGTCGGCACTGCCAATTCAGCATCACAAGGTATAAGACTCATCGAAGAAAAGAATCCCGATCTCGTATTTCTCGACATTCAGATGCCCGGCAAAAACGGTTTTCATGTTTTGCAGGAGATCATGCAATTCCCTGAACCACCGTTAGTAGTATTCGCTACGGCTTACGATGAATACGCCTTGCAAGCCTTCGAAGAAAACGCTGTAGATTACATCCTCAAGCCCCTCTCCCGAGAAAGGCTGGAAAAATCCATTAAACGCATTCGCTGTCTCGTTTATGCCAATTGTGAAGAAAAAGTTGAAATGCCGGACATGAACGCCCTGCTCAGCAGCATGGGTATGGGCACCAAGGTATTGCGCATTTCAGTGGAAGACAGCGGTCGTATTCTGCTTCTCGAGCCGTCTGACGTAATTCTCTGCCGGGTGGAAGACCGCAAGATCATGATTTACACGCAAAAAGGAATCTTCCCCTGCTACGGCGACAAAACTCTCGACAAACTTGAAGAACGTTTACTGGGCCAGCCTTTTTTTCGCACCAATCGCGGCGAGATGGTCAACCTGACCCATGTGCGCGATTTTGCGCCGTGGTTTAACGGCAAATATGTAGTAACCATGAAGCATATTGATGAGCAGGAAATTATCCTCAGCAAAGGACGAGTAAAAGATTTCCGCCAACGTTTAGGATTGGCTTAAGTGTGCCTCCGGCGGCTCTCCGAGGGCCAAAGAAACTTTTTGAAAAAAGTTTCTCTGCACTCTTCAAAAACTTTTAGTTTGCTTCGCAGCTTCGTTATATAAATTTTACAGATATTATTATGAATCCAGAGACCTTAATTATCACATTGGCCGAGCGTTTCGGCCTTATTGTTGCCGGGGCTTTCCTGCTTTTGACAATTACCCCGGTCCATAAGATCGGTTTTCGCCAGAGTTCTCCCAGAACTGATATTGCCATGCAGATTCTTATCTTCGGGATTTGCGGAATTTTGGGAACTTATGGCGGCAACTTTGTATTTCAATCCGTTGCCAACCTACGCGCCATGGCTGTCATTACCGGCGGACTCTTCGGCGGACCGCTGGTGGGGCTCGGCGCAGGACTCATTGCCGGAGGCCATCGTATCTTGATAGATCTCGGCGGCTTCAGTGCTATCCCCTGCGGCACAGCAACCATGATCGAAGGACTTGCCGCCGGAATAGTATCACTTTACCTGAGCAAAAAAATGGACTGGCGGGCCGCAGCCGGGTTGGCTTTTGTCGGCGAAATCGTCCACATGCTCATGGTCCTCTACCTCTCCCATCCCTACGAAGAAGCCCTGCAATTAGTTGAACTTATCGCCATGCCCATGATCGTGCTAAACACTTTCGGAGCGGCTCTCTTTGCGCAGGTTATCCATATAGTTTTCCGCCACGGAACCAAACAGGATTCAGTCAAGGCCCAGCATATCCTAGATATTGCCAACCTTACGGTCAGCCATTTACGATCAGGACTGACCCTTGAATCGGCACAGGAAACAGCAAAGATCATCCACACCCACCTAACCGCCGCAGCCGTTGCCATCACCGACAACGTGAATGTGCTGGCCCACGTAGGTGCCGGGGCGGACCATCATCTGGCGGGTAAAAAAATACGAACCGAATCCACTCTGAAAGTCCTAGCCGAAGGAGAACCGCTCTTTCTGGAATCCGGAAAAAAGATCGGCTGTACCCATCCGGGCTGCCCGTTCACCTCTGCGGCTGTGGTACCCCTGCACAAGAACGGCGAAGTGGTCGGCACCCTCAAATTATACGGAACCCGCAAAAATCAGCTGAACCAGCTTTCTTTTGAAATGGCTAAAGGACTGGCCAATCTATGTTCCACCCAGCTTGAATTGGAAGAAATCCAGATCAAGGAACAGATGCTGACCCATGCGGAAATTCGCCGTTTGCAGGCCCAGATAAACCCGCATTTCCTGTTCAACTCGCTGAACACAGTCACGTCCTTCTGCCGCACCAACCCCGACCGGGCCCGCGAACTTTTGCTGGAACTTTCCAAATACATGCGCAAAAACCTCGACAGCAGCCGCGGATACGTACCTCTGCACGAGGAACTTGCCCAGTTGCACAGCTATCTTGCTATCGAACAGGCCCGCTTTGGTGAACGTATCAAGGTTGATCTGGATGTAGATGAGACATGTCTGAAATGGCCCATGCCACCCCTGATCATTCAACCTTTAGTGGAAAACAGTGTGAAACATGGTCTCATGGGCCGCGAAGAGGGCGGAACCATTACCATCAACATTTACTGTGAAAATGAAGAAATGAATGTCTCCATTAAAGATGACGGCATCGGCATGGCACAAGAGCAGATCGAAGCCATCTATGCCAAAAAGAAAATCGATTCCCGCGAAAAAGGGATCGGGGTCCGCAACTGCATCCA
This region of Desulfovibrio sp. JC022 genomic DNA includes:
- a CDS encoding LytTR family DNA-binding domain-containing protein: MSSQQNIRCILIDDEVPAIDELSFLLSDFNDIDIVGTANSASQGIRLIEEKNPDLVFLDIQMPGKNGFHVLQEIMQFPEPPLVVFATAYDEYALQAFEENAVDYILKPLSRERLEKSIKRIRCLVYANCEEKVEMPDMNALLSSMGMGTKVLRISVEDSGRILLLEPSDVILCRVEDRKIMIYTQKGIFPCYGDKTLDKLEERLLGQPFFRTNRGEMVNLTHVRDFAPWFNGKYVVTMKHIDEQEIILSKGRVKDFRQRLGLA
- a CDS encoding LytS/YhcK type 5TM receptor domain-containing protein; translation: MNPETLIITLAERFGLIVAGAFLLLTITPVHKIGFRQSSPRTDIAMQILIFGICGILGTYGGNFVFQSVANLRAMAVITGGLFGGPLVGLGAGLIAGGHRILIDLGGFSAIPCGTATMIEGLAAGIVSLYLSKKMDWRAAAGLAFVGEIVHMLMVLYLSHPYEEALQLVELIAMPMIVLNTFGAALFAQVIHIVFRHGTKQDSVKAQHILDIANLTVSHLRSGLTLESAQETAKIIHTHLTAAAVAITDNVNVLAHVGAGADHHLAGKKIRTESTLKVLAEGEPLFLESGKKIGCTHPGCPFTSAAVVPLHKNGEVVGTLKLYGTRKNQLNQLSFEMAKGLANLCSTQLELEEIQIKEQMLTHAEIRRLQAQINPHFLFNSLNTVTSFCRTNPDRARELLLELSKYMRKNLDSSRGYVPLHEELAQLHSYLAIEQARFGERIKVDLDVDETCLKWPMPPLIIQPLVENSVKHGLMGREEGGTITINIYCENEEMNVSIKDDGIGMAQEQIEAIYAKKKIDSREKGIGVRNCIQRLEQIYGPQYKMIITSEEGTGTEITFRVPKLRTAVQMREFTRNAG